aagggtaaaaccacaggacgaccgcgtgtctccgaagacacagtggaatccattcgtgcatcctttcaacgaagtccccagaagtcgacaaatcgtgtttccatggaattgaatgttccgcaaaaaactgtgtggcgcgtgttacgcaaacgtttgcagttcaagccgtataaattgcaaatggtgcaggctttggaaaaaggtgactattcgaaacgacacgatttttgcgaatcaatgcagcgaagactagaggaggaaggctttgccaacagactggtcttcagtgacgaggcaacgtttcacctgtgcgggaaggtcaataggcataatctccgcttttggggatctgaaaatcctcatgccgtattggaacatgtaagggattcgctgaaggtaaacgttttctgtgcaataaccaaccgtcacgtgtttggcccattctttttcgcggagaaaaccgtaacaggcatagtgtacgctgacatgttgtctgaatggttgatgccacagttagaagagaaagtgcccgatttcgtattccaacaggacggtgcccctccgcattggcacaacagtgtacgcgagtacctcaacgaacaccttcccagacgttggattggccgtgctggagtgactgatcttccattcctcctgtggccccccaggtcccccgacctcacaccatgcgacttttctctctggggatatgtgaaagacactgtgttccgacctccattaccgctgaccttggacgacttaaaacaacgcatatgtgctgcattcgatgccattacgtcggatgtgctgcaacggatgtggaatgaactggactatcgcttggacgtctgccgtgtcacacggggcgcccatatcgaacatctctgaaggtgagacaaaactttgataatttatctgtcgatacgtagctgtagtttggttacaataaacatacattcgtctaaaattaattttcttattggcctattcattttgactaaccctgtatcttgcatttgtcactgttgaacttcattttgttagtttcagcccatctctctaatctatcaagatcgttttgaatcctgctcctgtcctctggagtattggctatccccccaatttggtgtcatctgcaaacttgatgatcatgccttctagccctccatctaagtcattagtttcagcccatctctctaatctatcaagatcgttttgaatcctgctcctgtcctctggagtattggctatccccccaatttggtgtcatctgcaaacttgatgatcatgccttctagccctccatctaagtcattaataaagatgttgaacaggagcgggcccaggacagatccctgtggcactccactcatcacttctttccaagatgaagaggaagcattggtgagcaccctctgggttcgtcaatttaaccaattactgatccacctcaccgtagttttgcctagcccacattggactagtttgtttgccagaaggtcatgggggaccttgtcgaaggccttactgaaatccaggtacgccacatccacggcattccctgcatctatccagcttgtaactctatcgaaaaaaagagattagattagtctggcatgacttgtttttgataaatccatgttgactgttagcgatgaccgcatttgtttctaagtgtttgcagaccacttccttaacaatcttttccagaatcttgcctggtatcgacatgaggctgactggaaggtaattgtttgggtcatcctttttccccttcttgaagattgggaccacattggccctcctccaatctgctggaacttctcccgttctccaagaactctcaaagatgattgccaatggttccgaaatgattttcgttagttccttcagtactcttgggtgtagttgatctggccctggggacttgaactcatttagagcggccaggtattcctggacaacttgtttcccaatttggggtcggatgtcctctaatccctcatccactccatcttgctgaggttgaagatgacctttttgtgagaagaccgaggcaaagaaggcattaagtagttctgccttttccctaccccctgtcagcattgccccatcttttcCTCGAAGAGgctctatcgcctccttgtttttcctttttctactgacataagaaaagaagccccttttattgtttttaatgtccctggaagtctgagctcgttttgtgctttagccttgcggaccttttacCTACAGgttttggctatttgtttgaattcttctttggtgatttctcactttttccacttcttgtgcatgtctcttttgtgtcttagcacagttaaaagttctttggacatccattctggcttctttgcacttgtcctattttttctctctgttggaacagtttgcaattgtgccttgagtatttcactcttgagaaattcccatccatccataactctcttatcttttagtatctgtgtccacggaatgctgctcagcgtttccttcattttttggaaatcggctctcctaaagtccaaaatacgggtttgacttgtcttagtttcggccttcctttgtacctcaaattgcaggatctctactactactactactactactactattgacattgtcattattatctatatatataaaaagggaaagagcatacaacgggacagcaaaacgcgaaaaacCCCTGTCTAAAAttcaccaaatttgccgtgcacatacctcaacccacaaggtatggacaacactcatcaaaattccaaacaacatttcaacaaactcacaattacaaaaaccaattgagcatgcgcagtgcccgGGGAGTAAGTACACACACAATGCACTCTGagaactgtagttctagaacgcgGCCTAATCGCTGACGCTGAAGCCCTGGCCTGGGAGTTGGAGCTCGGCCGGCTGtgctcgctgggggccaggatgctgtGCGACTTGCGGAGGCTGCCTGGGAGGCCCCGTTGCGCGTCTTCCTGGCCCGGTTGGGAGAGGCTGCGGCTTGGCTCTGCCAAGGACAGTCCATCGGCCACCACAATGCCCAGCCCAGGCCGCCCCCGCACATCGCCGTCTGGCTCCGCCATtggtgaggaaggggaaggagggaaggaagcgggagagggaaagaaggacggaaatgaggggaaggagtgtaaatagcaaggaatgaatgaatgactaaatgaaggaaggaaggaaagaaagaaagaaagaaagaaagaaggaaagtgggaagggaaagggaaggtgcaggaaggaaggaaggaagaagttgagaaggtatatgaaacaagaaaggaagaaaagcaagaagaaagagagagaaggaggatgggaaagaagggagaaaggaaggaaggaggaaagaaagatagaagaaaagaagaaagggaaggggaagggaaggtgtcaaaaggaaggaaggaaggaaggaaggaaggaaggaaggggaatttgggaaggggaagagaggggaaaaagcgaaggaagaagagaaagggagggaagaagtcaagagcgaaggaaggaaagagatagagagggaagaaaggggagaaagaggaaggaaaaaagggaggaggaaggaaagaggaagagaaggaaggaggagagaaagaaagaaaaaagggaagggagggaagacggagcaaaggaagaagagaaaggagagaaagagggagggaaggaaagaaatgaagagaaggaaggatgggagcaaaaaagCTAagaaaggaagtaaacaggtagagaaggaagaaaagaaagaagaaaaggaaatgaaggaaggagtgaaagaaggagagaaagagggagagaaggtttaCTCgccagcaatgcgtggtgggtaaaGCTAGGAATATTAATAgtatatgattatatattttgtattgttatataatgattattatataatatattattatatgatattatgtTTCTCCCAAAGGGAACACACCTTGGCTGTGGTTCTGTGAAGGCTCAAAATCAGAGTCGGAGCTGGAGTCAGAACTGGAGCTGTTGGAAGGGCTGGAAGGAGCCGACTTGcaggcagaaggaaagaaagaaaggaagggaaacatTAACCCACACTTCAAACCCAAGAGGATCTTTTCAATTGAAAGCTGAGGTTATCTGAGGCAGAAGATATCTAATAGAGTCTGAAAATTGGGAGTCTGAGCAGTCTCAGAGCAGATCATGTGgcttgcagcccctcccacaacttctcaggaaaacacagagcaaggaaagaaagctgcatatcagaacatacataCCACAAGTAAGctataggataataataataataataataataataataataataataataatagcaacaaccaCTTAATTTGTTTCTCGCCATCACCTCCTTGTTGAAAATAGAAATTTTCTCAAGCCCCCACTAGTAATTTGCTATGTATATAatagcttactgtattgtatgtgtgtgtattggtttACAATTTTACCTAACCTCTTTGTAGTGCGAGGAgctgcagatcatgtgatcagGTTTGGACAGATTCAGCACCCGCGACTCCATTTTATATCCGTGTTTAGACTTCAGTGAGGATAGAAACTATTAGATGCTTAGAGAGAGTAGAAGCCATCTGTGTGCCTTTAGAAGACTGCAGGAACATTGTAGTTTACATTTCAATATAGGAACAGTATGCTATATAGAAGCCATTTGACTCCATTGGACTATGCATTATTGTttctaaggaagatgccctgtATCACCTACACAAAGAAactattgtaactggattcataagcaaagtgctTGTATGCTGTATACACAAAGTTTTGTGAGTTaaccaactctgttacttttaaagaagactgtttattttgttgCTTGAGACCacgatttaaaggcaaatatactTTAAGGGAGAGTAGACGTTTTGGGCAACTTCTAACAACACTTCTGagactctgctgaatatatatgtttttgggcattggcatgtctttgttcctggctgttcaaagacatacctaccTACATTatttaacacagtgtttctcaaccttcctaatgccgtgaaccctgaatacagtttctcaagttgtggcgaccccccaaccataacattattttgttgctattacataactgtaattttgctattgttatgaatcatttgggagttgtagttgctggtatttattattcacctacaatcaaagagtattttcaactccaccaatgatggaatcgaaccgaacttggcacacagaactcccatgatctgctgaaaatactggaagggtttgatgggcattgaccttgagttttggagttgtagttcacctccatccagagagctctgtggactcaagtagagatgaatgtggaccaaacttggcatgaatactcaatatgcgcaaatgtgaacactggtggagtttgggggggaaatagaccttgacatttgagagttgtagttgcttggatttctgaaccccaccaacgatagaattgggccaaacttcccacacagaaccttgaaGGGACTTGTTGGCATGAGCCTCGCCTGCTCTCCCTCACCCCGCACTATGCTGCCATGCGGCAAGCATGCCTGCTttcccctcatagaatcatagaatcaaagagttggaagagacctcatgggccatccagtccaaccccctgccaagaagcagaaatattgcattcaaatcacccctgacaaatggccatccagcctctgcttaaaagcttccaaagaaggagcctccaccacactccagggcagagagttccactgctgaacggctctcacagtcaggaagttcttcctaatgttcagatggaatctcctctcttgtagtttgaagcttcttcttcttcccgtgATTGTCTTGATCTCCCTTATCTGTttttgcttggagtctcagaaatagccctcaccttggctgagaggccagccaatcacagcagaaggaaGGCTTCTGGTAGGAGGACTTGCTgcaatctgtttccaaaaaggaagagaaggacaggtggagagatcttcagccttttctgcctaaggggttcctaagaccatcagaaatattttttgatGGTGtctggtgatccctctgaaacctcctcactactcccccaggggtcctgacccccaggttgagaaacactggtttaacagctgagagaccAAGTTGCTTTGCATGAATGCTGATAAACATCATTTTTtgaaaggttgtgacttctaacaaggttgcGCCTTTCcttgaccagtggttttccaaaaaggttatgaatcccatttcccaaatggtgaTGGAGATTCGCATTTATAAAATCAAAGACACACAATTTACATATTACatactaataatattgtaatacaatacaataattgtatattatatattatatgtaatattaccaataatattgcggtatagtggtatagtacaatagagtaatatataatgctaatactgtggtatgctaataattatattatatgtacataaaatattgatcataatattgtaatgcaatataatactaataataatacaatacattatatattatatgtaatattactaataatattgcagtataatggtatagtacaatttgttgttgttcattcgttcagtcgtttccgactcttggtgacttcatggaccagtccacatcagagctccctgtcggtcatcaccaccccagctccttcaataacaatatatgttattagcatagcacaacattggtattatatattattgtatagtacaatacaatactatatgatactaatgttgtgctatggtaataacatatattgtatgtacatatattgtatgatcataatattgtaatgcaatataatactaataatacaatataatataataattattatatattttatattacatataatattactaataatgtcgCAGTATAGTAGTATAAAAGCAAaagatcaccgccttgtcggggcgctggagcttgagcacctcaatgatgtcatgagcgaaaccgtgaagggccacccaagacgggacgattgtggcagagaggtcagaccaagcgtgatccctggggaaggcaatggcaaaccagtccagtatccttgccaagaaaactaaatggaccagtacaatgacaccaccctgatggccgaaagcgaggaggagctgaggagccttctaatcaaggtgaaagaagaaagcgcaaaagccgggttgcagctaaacgtcaaaaaaaccaagattatggcaacaagaatgattgacaactggaaaatagagggagaaaccgtggaggctgtgacagactttgtatttctaggtgcaaagattactgcagatgcacactgtggccaggaaatcagaagacgcttacttcttgggaggagagcaatgtccagtctcgataaaatagtgaagagtagagacatcacactggcaacaaagatccgcctagtcaaagccatggtattccctgtagtcacctacggatgtgagagctggaccttagggaaggctgagcgaaggaagatcgatgcttttgagctgtggtgttggaggaaagttctgagagtgccttggactgcgagaagatccaaccagtccatcctccaggaaataaagcccgactgctcactggagggaaggatactagagacaaagttgaagtactttggccacatcatgaggagacaggaaagcctagagaagacaattatgctggggaaagtggaaggcaaaaggaagaggggccgaccaagggcaagatggatggatggcatccttgaagtgactggactgaccttgagggagctgggggtagtaacggccgacagggagctctggcg
The sequence above is a segment of the Anolis sagrei isolate rAnoSag1 chromosome Y, rAnoSag1.mat, whole genome shotgun sequence genome. Coding sequences within it:
- the LOC137095272 gene encoding uncharacterized protein isoform X3 gives rise to the protein MDNQCTVQVKLELGHRAQLRKKPTTEGFTHDWMVFVRGPEQFEIQHFIERVVFRLHQSFPKPKRVCKEPPYKVEESGYAGFIMPIEVHFINKEEPKKVCFTYDLFLNLEGNPPVNHLRCEKLTFNNPTKDFQRKLIKAGGVMVMPEGTESISRPSPDYPMLPTIPLSAFSDPKKTKPSHGSKSAPSSPSNSSSSDSSSDSDFEPSQNHSQAFLLPSFLLFISFLPSLFLSFLFFLCSVFPPFPFFFLSLLLPSLPLSFLLPFFLPLSPLSSLSISFLPSLLTSSLPFSSSFAFSPLFPFPNSPSFLPSFLPSFLLTPSLPLPFLLFFYLSFLLPSFLPSFPSSFSLFLLAFLPFLFHIPSQLLPSFLPAPSLSLPTFLLSFFLSFFPSFLHLVIHSFLAIYTPSPHFRPSFPLPLPSLLPLPHQWRSQTAMCGGGLGWALWWPMDCPWQSQAAASPNRARKTRNGASQAASASRTASWPPASTAGRAPTPRPGLQRQRLGRVLELQFSECIVCVLTPRALRMLNWFL